In one window of Carassius auratus strain Wakin unplaced genomic scaffold, ASM336829v1 scaf_tig00030428, whole genome shotgun sequence DNA:
- the LOC113080231 gene encoding UDP-glucuronosyltransferase isoform X2, with translation MSVRKMVRALTVSALGLLALLCLFPSEPVHAGKVLVLPVDGSHWLSMKILVEELSRRGHEIVVLVPEISVLIGRSGNYTTKTFRVPYTHADLQANLDKIQKNAFEKPPKLTDIFENLGNLIQFLNMHVTACEWLLYDEPVMKSLRETGFDILLTDPFLPCGAIIADSFSIPAVYFLRMIPCLLDVEATQCPSPPSFVPRFFTGYTDKMTFPQRIENTLMAVFDAFLCRKLFAITDELASRYLQKDTTYKELLSHGAVWLLRYDFTFEYPKPQMPNMVQIGGINCAKKAPLTKELEEFVEGSGEHGFVVFTLGSMVSQLPEAKAREFFEAFRQIPQRVLWRYTGPVPENAPKNVKLMKWLPQNDLLGHPKVKAFITHGGSHGIYEGIYNGVPMVMLPLFGDQGDNVQRLVSRGVAETLSIYDLTAEKLLVALRKVISDKSYKEKMTELSAIHRDRPIEPLDLAVFWTEFVMRHKGAAHLRPAAHELNWIQYHSLDVIGFLLLILVTVIFVTVKSCMFCFRKCFKKTQKKKKE, from the exons ATGAGTGTTAGAAAGATGGTGAGAGCACTGACTGTTTCCGCTCTGGGGCTTCTAGCTTTGCTATGCTTGTTCCCCTCGGAGCCTGTGCATGCTGGGAAAGTGCTTGTCTTGCCAGTGGATGGCAGCCACTGGTTGAGCATGAAGATCCTGGTGGAAGAGCTTTCTCGGAGGGGTCATGAGATCGTGGTCCTGGTTCCTGAAATCAGTGTTCTGATTGGGAGGTCTGGTAATTACACCACTAAAACTTTTCGTGTGCCCTACACCCATGCTGATCTGCAGGCCAACTTGGACAAAATACAGAAGAATGCATTTGAGAAGCCTCCGAAACTGACTGATATTTTTGAGAATTTGGGGAACCTGATTCAGTTCTTGAATATGCATGTGACAGCCTgtgaatggctgctgtatgaCGAGCCCGTGATGAAGAGTCTTAGAGAAACAGGATTTGATATTTTGCTCACTGATCCTTTCCTGCCCTGTGGCGCCATCATTGCTGATTCCTTCTCGATTCCAGCCGTTTACTTCCTGCGTATGATTCCCTGTCTGCTTGATGTGGAAGCCACACAGTGTCCCTCACCTCCGTCTTTTGTGCCGCGCTTCTTCACTGGTTACACAGATAAGATGACTTTCCCTCAAAGAATAGAAAACACACTTATGGCAGTTTTTGATGCTTTCCTATGCCGCAAACTGTTTGCTATCACTGATGAACTGGCCAGCAGATATCTGCAAAAGGACACTACATACAAAGAGCTTTTAAGTCATGGTGCAGTCTGGCTTCTAAGGTACGACTTTACCTTTGAGTATCCAAAACCCCAAATGCCAAATATGGTCCAAATAGGGGGCATCAACTGTGCTAAGAAGGCCCCACTGACAAAG gagctggaggagtttgtGGAAGGTTCTGGAGAGCATGGGTTTGTGGTCTTCACTCTGGGCTCCATGGTGTCCCAGTTACCCGAGGCCAAAGCCAGAGAGTTCTTTGAGGCATTCAGGCAGATACCTCAGAGG GTGCTATGGAGGTACACTGGACCAGTCCCTGAAAATGCTCCAAAGAATGTCAAACTTATGAAGTGGCTGCCACAAAATGATCTCTTGG GCCATCCTAAGGTTAAGGCTTTCATTACACATGGTGGATCACATGGAATCTATGAAGGAATCTATAATGGGGTGCCAATGGTGATGCTTCCTCTGTTTGGTGACCAAGGGGATAACGTTCAACGCTTAGTGTCTCGAGGAGTTGCAGAAACCCTGAGTATCTATGATCTGACCGCAGAAAAACTGCTGGTTGCATTGAGAAAGGTCATCAGTGATAAAAG CTACAAGGAGAAGATGACCGAGCTTTCAGCTATTCATAGAGACCGTCCCATTGAGCCTTTGGACCTGGCTGTGTTCTGGACTGAGTTTGTTATGAGACACAAAGGGGCAGCACATCTTAGACCTGCAGCCCATGAGCTGAACTGGATTCAGTATCATTCTCTGGACGTCATTGGCTTTCTACTTCTCATTCTAGTGACAGTAATTTTTGTGACTGTCAAAAGCTGCATGTTCTGTTTCAGGAAGTGTTTCAAGAAAACTCAGAAAAAGAAGAAGGAGTAG
- the LOC113080231 gene encoding UDP-glucuronosyltransferase isoform X1, whose product MYCISAFCCMSVRKMVRALTVSALGLLALLCLFPSEPVQAGKVLVLPVDGSHWLSMKILVEELSRRGHEVVVLVPETSVLIGRSGNYTTKFFRVPYTLAELNSNLDHIRKSALEKPQQLTDIIANLGNLMRFTDMQVKACELLLYDESLMKSLRETGFDVLLTDPFLPCGTIIADSFSLPAVYFLRGLPCRLDEAAAQCPSPPSFVPRFFTGFSDKMTFSQRVRNTLMTVFEKYLCHKLFDSFGELASRYLQKDTTYEELLSHGAVWLLRYDFTLDYPKPQMPNMVQIGGISSAKKGPLTKELEEFVEGSGEHGFVVFTLGSMVSQLPEAKAREFFEAFRQIPQRVLWRYTGPVPENAPKNVKLMKWLPQNDLLGHPKVKAFITHGGSHGIYEGIYNGVPMVMLPLFGDQGDNVQRLVSRGVAETLSIYDLTAEKLLVALRKVISDKSYKEKMTELSAIHRDRPIEPLDLAVFWTEFVMRHKGAAHLRPAAHELNWIQYHSLDVIGFLLLILVTVIFVTVKSCMFCFRKCFKKTQKKKKE is encoded by the exons ATGTATTGCATTTCTGCTTTCTGCTGCATGAGTGTTAGAAAGATGGTGAGAGCACTGACTGTTTCTGCTCTGGGGCTTCTAGCTTTGCTATGCTTGTTCCCCTCGGAGCCTGTGCAGGCTGGGAAAGTGCTTGTCTTGCCAGTGGATGGCAGCCACTGGTTGAGCATGAAGATCCTGGTGGAAGAGCTTTCTCGGAGAGGTCATGAGGTGGTGGTCCTGGTTCCTGAAACCAGTGTTCTGATTGGGAGGTCTGGTAATTACACCACTAAGTTTTTTCGTGTGCCTTACACCCTTGCTGAACTAAATTCTAACTTGGACCACATAAGGAAAAGTGCGCTTGAGAAGCCTCAGCAGTTGACTGATATCATTGCAAATTTGGGGAACCTGATGCGGTTCACGGATATGCAGGTAAAAGCCTGTGAATTGCTGCTGTATGACGAGTCCCTGATGAAGAGTCTCAGAGAAACAGGATTTGATGTTTTGCTCACTGACCCTTTCCTGCCCTGTGGCACCATCATTGCTGATTCCTTCTCACTCCCTGCCGTTTATTTCTTGCGTGGACTTCCCTGTCGGCTTGATGAGGCAGCTGCCCAGTGTCCCTCACCTCCTTCTTTTGTCCCACGCTTCTTCACTGGTTTCTCAGATAAGATGACCTTTTCTCAGAGAGTGAGAAACACGCTTATGACAGTTTTCGAAAAGTACTTATGCCACAAACTTTTTGACAGCTTTGGTGAACTGGCCAGCAGATATCTACAGAAGGACACAACATACGAAGAGCTGTTGAGCCACGGTGCAGTCTGGCTTCTAAGGTACGACTTTACCTTAGATTATCCCAAACCCCAGATGCCGAACATGGTCCAAATAGGGGGCATCAGCAGTGCTAAGAAAGGTCCACTGACAAAG gagctggaggagtttgtGGAAGGTTCTGGAGAGCATGGGTTTGTGGTCTTCACTCTGGGCTCCATGGTGTCCCAGTTACCCGAGGCCAAAGCCAGAGAGTTCTTTGAGGCATTCAGGCAGATACCTCAGAGG GTGCTATGGAGGTACACTGGACCAGTCCCTGAAAATGCTCCAAAGAATGTCAAACTTATGAAGTGGCTGCCACAAAATGATCTCTTGG GCCATCCTAAGGTTAAGGCTTTCATTACACATGGTGGATCACATGGAATCTATGAAGGAATCTATAATGGGGTGCCAATGGTGATGCTTCCTCTGTTTGGTGACCAAGGGGATAACGTTCAACGCTTAGTGTCTCGAGGAGTTGCAGAAACCCTGAGTATCTATGATCTGACCGCAGAAAAACTGCTGGTTGCATTGAGAAAGGTCATCAGTGATAAAAG CTACAAGGAGAAGATGACCGAGCTTTCAGCTATTCATAGAGACCGTCCCATTGAGCCTTTGGACCTGGCTGTGTTCTGGACTGAGTTTGTTATGAGACACAAAGGGGCAGCACATCTTAGACCTGCAGCCCATGAGCTGAACTGGATTCAGTATCATTCTCTGGACGTCATTGGCTTTCTACTTCTCATTCTAGTGACAGTAATTTTTGTGACTGTCAAAAGCTGCATGTTCTGTTTCAGGAAGTGTTTCAAGAAAACTCAGAAAAAGAAGAAGGAGTAG
- the LOC113080231 gene encoding UDP-glucuronosyltransferase 1-1 isoform X3, producing MASLWLLLGLLLSSLAEAGKLLVIPSDGSHWLGMKPIVEELGRRGNQVVVVIPEASLSMGPSEHTTTLTYPVNYTTAELKASIAEEFNTILSIDISTDLAKFQAFIISLDVLPMFILRNAEGLLFNKDLMKKLQEYNFDAILTDPFEPVGAIAGEYLSIPAVYMQINHPCGVDTLASQCPAPASYVPQPLTHFTDRMNLWQRSVNLVRTLLQPMACERMFARANEIASHVLQRKTSMVEIMSHAALWFLRFDFAVEFPRPVMPNMVMIGATVSQKPKPLSQELEEFVEGSGEHGFVVFTLGSMVSQLPEAKAREFFEAFRQIPQRVLWRYTGPVPENAPKNVKLMKWLPQNDLLGHPKVKAFITHGGSHGIYEGIYNGVPMVMLPLFGDQGDNVQRLVSRGVAETLSIYDLTAEKLLVALRKVISDKSYKEKMTELSAIHRDRPIEPLDLAVFWTEFVMRHKGAAHLRPAAHELNWIQYHSLDVIGFLLLILVTVIFVTVKSCMFCFRKCFKKTQKKKKE from the exons ATGGCTAGCTTGTGGTTGCTCTTGGGTCTCTTACTTTCTAGTTTAGCTGAAGCTGGGAAACTGCTGGTTATACCGTCAGATGGCAGTCACTGGTTGGGGATGAAGCCTATTGTGGAAGAGCTGGGGAGGAGAGGTAACCAGGTGGTGGTTGTCATCCCAGAGGCGAGTCTGAGCATGGGTCCTTCAGAGCATACCACCACGCTGACATATCCCGTGAACTACACCACGGCTGAATTAAAAGCGAGCATAGCAGAAGAATTCAACACCATTCTGAGCATTGATATCTCTACAGACCTAGCCAAGTTTCAGGCATTCATCATCTCGCTGGATGTTCTGCCCATGTTTATATTGAGGAATGCAGAGGGTTTGCTCTTCAACAAGGACTTGATGAAGAAACTGCAAGAGTACAACTTTGATGCGATTCTCACAGATCCATTTGAGCCTGTTGGAGCTATAGCTGGTGAATATCTCTCCATTCCAGCTGTTTATATGCAAATAAACCATCCTTGTGGTGTCGATACTCTTGCCAGTCAATGTCCAGCTCCAGCTTCTTATGTTCCACAGCCTTTAACTCATTTTACTGACCGCATGAATCTCTGGCAAAGAAGTGTGAACCTGGTGAGGACTCTTCTTCAGCCCATGGCTTGTGAGCGAATGTTTGCTCGTGCAAATGAGATCGCCTCACATGTGCTTCAGAGAAAAACATCGATGGTGGAGATCATGAGCCACGCAGCTCTCTGGTTTTTGCGTTTTGACTTTGCTGTGGAATTCCCACGTCCAGTGATGCCTAACATGGTGATGATTGGAGCAACAGTTAGCCAGAAACCCAAACCTCTGTCACAA gagctggaggagtttgtGGAAGGTTCTGGAGAGCATGGGTTTGTGGTCTTCACTCTGGGCTCCATGGTGTCCCAGTTACCCGAGGCCAAAGCCAGAGAGTTCTTTGAGGCATTCAGGCAGATACCTCAGAGG GTGCTATGGAGGTACACTGGACCAGTCCCTGAAAATGCTCCAAAGAATGTCAAACTTATGAAGTGGCTGCCACAAAATGATCTCTTGG GCCATCCTAAGGTTAAGGCTTTCATTACACATGGTGGATCACATGGAATCTATGAAGGAATCTATAATGGGGTGCCAATGGTGATGCTTCCTCTGTTTGGTGACCAAGGGGATAACGTTCAACGCTTAGTGTCTCGAGGAGTTGCAGAAACCCTGAGTATCTATGATCTGACCGCAGAAAAACTGCTGGTTGCATTGAGAAAGGTCATCAGTGATAAAAG CTACAAGGAGAAGATGACCGAGCTTTCAGCTATTCATAGAGACCGTCCCATTGAGCCTTTGGACCTGGCTGTGTTCTGGACTGAGTTTGTTATGAGACACAAAGGGGCAGCACATCTTAGACCTGCAGCCCATGAGCTGAACTGGATTCAGTATCATTCTCTGGACGTCATTGGCTTTCTACTTCTCATTCTAGTGACAGTAATTTTTGTGACTGTCAAAAGCTGCATGTTCTGTTTCAGGAAGTGTTTCAAGAAAACTCAGAAAAAGAAGAAGGAGTAG
- the LOC113080232 gene encoding immunoglobulin superfamily member 3, translating into SKLKVHKSNQSLQFLEDSRVRVNCSITSQTSPDSQHAVLWYARKAEAGEPDELLLKIEHSGAFEYGAYAEEERLRSRVQSERLSPRLYGLTLHRAETSDSGTYYCLVEEWLMDPDGLWYRLAQDSSGFTHVAVRQPAVKLQVEEAESNITVPEDGSIRLGCSILSQSSKDSRFSVSWYVYRLGQEEEDEPECVFSIGHDAVFGNGNCSPTEEPGPNSRLQFERATSELYSLTIQKARSRDAGNYYCHVEEWLLNPRNAWYRLATNNSGVTIVNVMEQVSTLQSVVCSNDSLFYFVFFYPFPIFGILLIAVLLVRYKTRSSSKNQEGKNGAPLLWIKEPHLSYSPTCLDPPALSLHPGSVE; encoded by the exons TAAGTAAACTGAAGGTGCACAAGTCCAACCAGAGTCTGCAGTTTCTGGAGGACAGTCGGGTGCGTGTCAACTGCTCCATCACCTCTCAAACCAGCCCGGACTCTCAGCATGCTGTGTTGTGGTATGCGCGGAAGGCCGAGGCAGGGGAGCCGGATGAGCTGCTGTTGAAGATCGAACACTCTGGAGCATTCGAGTATGGAGCGTACGCAGAGGAGGAACGTCTCCGCAGCCGTGTGCAGTCTGAAAGGCTCTCTCCTCGCCTCTATGGGCTTACCTTGCACCGTGCCGAGACCAGCGACTCTGGAACATACTACTGCCTTGTGGAGGAGTGGCTCATGGACCCTGATGGACTCTGGTATCGCCTGGCACAAGACTCCTCCGGCTTCACACATGTGGCTGTGAGACAGCCAG CGGTGAAGTTGCAGGTGGAGGAGGCAGAATCTAATATCACAGTACCTGAAGATGGATCAATCCGGCTGGGCTGCAGCATTCTGTCTCAGTCTTCCAAAGATTCCCGCTTCTCTGTATCCTGGTATGTGTACCGTTTGggacaggaggaggaggatgaaccAGAATGCGTCTTTTCCATCGGTCATGATGCAGTGTTTGGTAATGGGAACTGCAGCCCTACGGAGGAGCCTGGTCCAAACTCTCGCCTGCAGTTTGAACGTGCCACCTCTGAACTGTACAGTCTGACCATCCAGAAAGCTCGGTCCAGAGATGCTGGCAATTACTACTGCCATGTGGAGGAGTGGCTGCTGAACCCACGCAATGCCTGGTATCGCCTGGCCACCAATAACTCTGGAGTCACCATTGTTAATGTTATGGAGCAGG TATCGACCCTACAGTCAGTGGTTTGTTCCAACGACTCCCTCTTCTACTTCGTCTTCTTCTACCCCTTCCCTATCTTTGGCATCCTCCTCATCGCGGTCCTGCTGGTGCGCTACAAGACCCGCAGCTCCAGCAAGAACCAAGAGGGCAAGAACGGAGCGCCGCTCTTGTGGATCAAAGAGCCTCATCTCAGCTATTCCCCAACCTGTCTGGACCCCCCAGCCCTCAGCCTTCACCCCGGCTCTGTGGAGTAA